One Rhodanobacteraceae bacterium DNA segment encodes these proteins:
- a CDS encoding entericidin A/B family lipoprotein, with product MKTFRLISLFVALAFALAACNTMQGMGKDIKKAGEKIEDTAKN from the coding sequence ATGAAGACCTTTAGATTGATCTCTCTGTTTGTGGCATTGGCCTTTGCGCTGGCGGCCTGCAACACCATGCAGGGCATGGGCAAGGACATCAAGAAAGCCGGCGAGAAGATCGAAGATACGGCCAAGAACTAG
- a CDS encoding NAD(P)-binding domain-containing protein, which yields MNIAILGAGNVGQALAQNLIRLGHQIDFGVPEPQKYRELAEGLGAGIGPVAEVVAKAELVILAVPYAAALDIAESLPDWQGRILIDASNPIAPGFAGLSVGTHTSAGEQVAARAHNARVVKCFNVTGAENMANPGAGEGAVFMPVASDDDAARATVVALAQSMGFDAMDAGPLSAARYLEPFAMTWIHLAYARGHGRHWAFARIQMRG from the coding sequence ATGAATATCGCCATCCTGGGTGCCGGCAATGTAGGCCAGGCACTCGCCCAAAACCTGATCCGACTCGGCCATCAGATCGACTTCGGCGTTCCCGAGCCCCAGAAATATCGCGAGCTCGCCGAGGGCCTGGGTGCAGGGATTGGCCCGGTTGCCGAGGTGGTCGCCAAGGCCGAACTGGTCATTCTTGCCGTGCCCTATGCGGCTGCGCTGGACATCGCCGAGTCGCTGCCCGACTGGCAGGGTCGCATCCTGATAGACGCCAGCAATCCGATCGCACCGGGCTTTGCCGGCCTCAGCGTGGGCACTCACACCTCGGCGGGTGAGCAGGTGGCCGCGCGTGCCCACAACGCCCGCGTGGTGAAGTGCTTCAACGTCACCGGCGCCGAGAACATGGCCAATCCCGGAGCCGGGGAGGGTGCCGTATTCATGCCGGTGGCCAGTGACGATGACGCCGCCCGTGCAACGGTGGTGGCCCTCGCCCAGAGCATGGGTTTCGACGCCATGGACGCCGGGCCGCTGTCAGCGGCGCGTTACCTGGAACCCTTCGCGATGACCTGGATTCATCTGGCCTACGCCCGCGGTCACGGTCGCCACTGGGCCTTCGCGCGCATCCAGATGCGCGGCTGA
- a CDS encoding YkgJ family cysteine cluster protein, producing the protein MAIEFRDDDELVDPTVHCSSCDAVCCRLTVFVMPEDKVPRAFVDVNEYGMEVMGRGEDGWCVALDPLRMCCSIYDLRPDTCRRFTMGSGYCRDERAAYRRQYPGTIPSVLVDEG; encoded by the coding sequence ATGGCTATCGAATTTCGCGACGACGATGAACTGGTGGATCCCACCGTGCACTGCAGCAGCTGCGACGCAGTCTGTTGCCGTCTGACGGTTTTCGTCATGCCCGAAGACAAGGTGCCGCGCGCCTTTGTCGACGTCAACGAGTACGGCATGGAAGTCATGGGCCGCGGTGAGGATGGCTGGTGCGTCGCCCTGGATCCCCTGCGTATGTGCTGCAGCATCTATGACTTGCGCCCCGACACCTGCCGCCGCTTCACCATGGGCTCGGGCTATTGCCGCGATGAGCGTGCCGCCTATCGCCGACAGTATCCGGGGACCATACCCAGCGTGCTGGTCGACGAGGGATGA
- a CDS encoding LysR family transcriptional regulator, with product MNLQALRAFVSVVQCGSFTGAAELLRSQKARISRQVSELEAELGVRLLERSTRALHLTEIGREIHERALGILAAIEDTEQIAQAMHGEPRGLLRLTVPLEFGLIAAFDWVSALLARYPRLAIEVDSSSRIVDLVHEGYDLAIRVGPLPDSRLAARRLGELRYGLYAAPDYLQRRGMPQSPADLSDHDLISFAPGGKPSRLRLQRPGESTDLGDVSPRLRVDSRHAQRQALVAGLGIADSLLLLAEPEVVAGRLVRVLPDWSPAAVPVHAVFPSHRFLTPKVRAFVEHAQANFPASARAPTRVHGERSASRRGCGSQAMGDHGRWLSNFATTMNWWIPPCTAAAATQSVAV from the coding sequence ATGAACCTCCAGGCGCTGCGCGCTTTCGTCAGTGTGGTCCAGTGCGGCAGCTTCACCGGCGCCGCCGAGCTGCTTCGCAGCCAGAAGGCAAGAATCAGCCGACAGGTCAGCGAACTCGAAGCCGAACTCGGCGTGCGTCTGCTCGAGCGCAGCACCCGGGCGCTGCATCTGACGGAAATCGGTCGCGAAATTCACGAGCGCGCACTCGGAATCCTTGCCGCCATCGAGGACACCGAACAGATCGCCCAGGCCATGCACGGTGAGCCGCGGGGATTGTTGCGGCTCACCGTACCTCTGGAATTCGGGCTGATCGCCGCCTTCGACTGGGTAAGCGCCCTGCTCGCCCGCTATCCTCGCTTGGCGATCGAAGTGGACAGCAGTTCGCGGATCGTCGATCTGGTCCACGAAGGCTACGATCTGGCGATTCGCGTCGGCCCCTTGCCGGACTCCCGTCTGGCGGCACGACGCCTGGGCGAGCTGCGCTACGGATTGTACGCGGCACCCGACTACCTGCAGCGGCGCGGCATGCCGCAATCGCCGGCCGATCTGTCCGATCACGATCTGATCAGTTTTGCACCCGGCGGCAAGCCCTCCCGTCTGCGCCTGCAGCGCCCCGGCGAATCGACTGACCTCGGCGATGTCTCACCGCGCTTGCGGGTCGACAGCCGCCATGCCCAGCGTCAGGCGCTGGTGGCTGGATTGGGTATCGCTGACAGCCTGCTGTTGCTGGCGGAGCCCGAGGTGGTGGCGGGACGTCTGGTGCGGGTATTGCCGGACTGGTCGCCCGCCGCCGTGCCGGTTCATGCCGTGTTTCCCAGCCATCGCTTTCTGACACCCAAGGTCCGCGCCTTCGTCGAGCACGCACAGGCGAATTTTCCGGCTAGCGCCAGAGCCCCGACCAGGGTTCATGGTGAGCGCAGCGCCAGCCGGCGCGGCTGCGGTTCACAAGCCATGGGCGATCATGGCCGATGGCTATCGAATTTCGCGACGACGATGAACTGGTGGATCCCACCGTGCACTGCAGCAGCTGCGACGCAGTCTGTTGCCGTCTGA
- a CDS encoding RNA polymerase subunit sigma, translating into MARSGLCAIKGEWPLAASSFVVGNREYAWSNNVSLPDQVAVSEAETISVLIDAIRSGDLAASDRLFARLYDEFKSRAHLMLRAGPRQTLCTTELVNETWMRLQGRALSIENRAHFSNLAARAMRQVLIDRARHRNAQKRGDGAQPITLSAADDIHGDDPFDVLALDQVMSELAKIDQGLANLAQLHLFGGLTIPEIAELNGTSDRTVFRQWRTARMYPGEIDGP; encoded by the coding sequence ATGGCGCGATCGGGCCTGTGCGCGATCAAGGGTGAATGGCCCTTGGCAGCCAGTTCATTCGTGGTAGGCAATCGGGAGTACGCGTGGTCAAATAATGTGAGCCTGCCTGATCAAGTTGCCGTGTCGGAAGCTGAGACCATATCGGTTTTGATTGACGCCATCCGGTCCGGCGACCTCGCCGCCAGTGACCGCTTGTTCGCGCGGCTGTACGACGAATTCAAGTCCAGGGCGCACCTGATGCTGCGAGCAGGACCGCGACAGACACTGTGCACCACCGAACTGGTCAACGAAACCTGGATGCGCCTGCAAGGGCGCGCCCTGTCCATCGAGAACCGTGCCCATTTCAGCAATCTGGCCGCACGGGCGATGCGCCAGGTGCTCATCGACCGGGCGCGCCACCGCAATGCCCAGAAGCGTGGCGACGGCGCCCAGCCGATTACCTTGAGCGCCGCCGATGACATTCACGGCGATGACCCTTTCGACGTTCTGGCGCTGGACCAGGTGATGAGCGAACTGGCGAAGATCGATCAAGGTCTGGCGAACCTGGCGCAATTGCACTTGTTCGGTGGACTGACCATTCCGGAAATTGCCGAGCTCAACGGCACGTCGGATCGCACCGTGTTTCGCCAGTGGCGGACCGCGCGCATGTATCCTGGTGAAATCGATGGCCCCTGA
- a CDS encoding protein kinase, producing MRRALEIACAALDEPESRRRSWAEGQCGDDQTLRQEVIALLAADDRPERVLRSTVSEREPELVDVWTGRLVGRYRVGERIASGGMGVVYRAQPESGISQKPVALKVIKRGMDSEEIVRRFLREREILARLDHPHIARLLDGGMTTDDRPWYAMELIEGEALLDYCDRRQLPLAARLGLMLQICEAVIYAHQNLVVHRDLKPGNILVTADGQVKLLDFGIAKLIDVDGESATRSAMAMMTPDYAAPEQYERGPITTQTDVYLLGLVLAELLTGRRLPWPMRPDARDYRAPARLDLAFRARGASTDPELMALATKRSSSVAGLARSLSGDLDRITHRATAYEAEQRYDSVAALADDLRRHLHGQPVDAVGPSWTYLAGKFAKRHRTSVLATLAVLGALALGLVTTLREAERLRVSEAQTETTLSMLEDVFLGADPYTARGGDTRATDLLAGVAQRLSSDADLPPAMAARLWTKLGSAYVSLNERVAAERALQAAIESGQKALACRALSCQDKDPTTTAILVAAARSRLAHYRLVVDGRAEALPELNASIDELRAAGLPAVLPLAKALEFLRDYEFAQGNHDAADRISLEVIRLDEQGSGPNSPDTIMALGSRVSVLRAAGQPERAMADAAEALRRTQMPELELPPAVRLYVEQQYAGVLTDLGRSAEAEPVLSAALARANEIHGPASTAAQGLIWELATTHAELGQFVLARDEFRELIALSHDIKSGNIVAMHNSLGLALLGNGEADEAVRELAIAAKLACSESKDAVPCVAVGLNQIDADLGANRRNEAGDGLEALRVIALRMGGRAAMRWYWLDARLRLAQGDLAGADQSLQQSRLPLPAGATPVDQARWLELEAALKQAQGDTRQALPLWVQAEQIYRSRWIADSPTLRRLRSTIEQMDPTASTSRSAKDQQSALD from the coding sequence ATGCGCCGGGCCCTGGAGATCGCCTGCGCGGCGCTCGACGAACCCGAATCGCGGCGCCGCTCCTGGGCTGAAGGCCAATGCGGCGACGACCAAACCCTGCGTCAGGAAGTGATCGCCCTGCTGGCGGCGGATGATCGCCCCGAGCGCGTGCTGCGCAGCACTGTCAGCGAGCGCGAGCCAGAGCTGGTCGATGTCTGGACGGGCCGTCTGGTGGGCCGATACCGGGTGGGTGAACGCATTGCCAGCGGCGGCATGGGCGTGGTCTATCGAGCTCAGCCCGAGTCGGGAATTTCGCAAAAGCCGGTCGCACTGAAAGTGATCAAGCGCGGCATGGACAGCGAAGAGATCGTCCGACGATTCCTGCGCGAGCGCGAGATCCTGGCGCGACTGGATCATCCGCACATTGCCCGCCTGCTCGATGGTGGCATGACGACCGACGATCGGCCCTGGTACGCCATGGAGTTGATCGAGGGCGAAGCCCTGCTGGATTACTGCGACCGTCGACAGTTGCCGCTGGCAGCCCGCCTGGGGCTGATGCTGCAGATCTGCGAGGCGGTGATCTACGCGCACCAGAATCTGGTCGTTCACCGCGACCTCAAACCCGGGAACATCCTGGTCACGGCCGACGGACAGGTGAAGCTGCTCGACTTTGGCATCGCCAAATTGATCGACGTCGATGGCGAGTCTGCCACGCGCAGTGCCATGGCCATGATGACGCCCGATTACGCGGCACCCGAACAGTACGAGCGCGGCCCGATCACCACCCAGACCGATGTCTACCTGCTGGGCCTGGTGTTGGCGGAGTTGCTGACCGGGCGGCGCCTGCCCTGGCCGATGCGGCCCGATGCCCGGGACTATCGAGCGCCCGCTCGACTGGATCTTGCCTTCCGCGCGCGCGGAGCGTCGACCGATCCGGAATTGATGGCCCTGGCCACGAAACGCAGCAGCAGCGTGGCCGGGCTGGCGCGGTCACTGAGCGGAGACCTGGACCGGATCACCCATCGCGCCACCGCCTACGAGGCCGAACAGCGCTACGACAGCGTTGCCGCGCTGGCCGATGATCTGCGGCGCCATCTGCACGGCCAGCCGGTCGACGCAGTGGGCCCCTCCTGGACCTACCTGGCAGGCAAGTTCGCGAAACGCCATCGGACATCGGTTCTGGCCACGCTTGCCGTGCTCGGTGCACTCGCCCTGGGATTGGTGACCACCTTGCGTGAGGCGGAAAGGCTGCGCGTGTCCGAAGCACAGACCGAAACCACCTTGAGCATGCTTGAGGATGTGTTCCTGGGCGCCGATCCCTATACCGCGCGCGGCGGCGATACCCGTGCCACCGACCTGCTCGCGGGCGTCGCTCAGCGTCTGTCCTCGGATGCCGATCTGCCGCCCGCCATGGCGGCCCGGCTCTGGACCAAGTTGGGCTCGGCCTATGTCTCGCTCAATGAACGGGTTGCGGCGGAACGCGCGCTGCAGGCCGCCATTGAAAGTGGTCAGAAAGCGCTGGCCTGCCGTGCGCTGAGCTGCCAGGACAAGGATCCGACCACGACCGCGATTCTGGTCGCCGCAGCCCGGTCGCGACTTGCCCACTACCGCCTGGTGGTTGATGGGCGTGCGGAAGCATTGCCGGAACTGAACGCGTCCATCGACGAGCTTCGTGCGGCCGGCTTGCCGGCGGTGCTCCCTCTGGCCAAGGCCCTGGAGTTCTTGCGGGATTACGAATTCGCGCAGGGAAATCATGACGCAGCCGATCGCATCAGCCTGGAGGTCATCCGGCTGGATGAGCAGGGTTCCGGCCCGAATTCGCCGGATACGATCATGGCGTTGGGAAGTCGCGTATCGGTGCTGCGCGCAGCCGGGCAGCCCGAGCGGGCAATGGCCGACGCCGCCGAGGCGCTTCGTCGAACCCAGATGCCGGAGCTGGAGCTGCCGCCAGCGGTGCGTCTTTACGTCGAGCAGCAATATGCCGGGGTGCTGACTGATCTTGGCCGATCGGCCGAGGCAGAACCCGTTCTTTCGGCCGCGCTGGCCCGTGCCAATGAAATACACGGCCCGGCCAGCACCGCTGCGCAGGGTTTGATCTGGGAACTGGCCACCACCCACGCCGAGCTGGGCCAGTTCGTGCTGGCGCGGGACGAATTCCGTGAGCTGATTGCGCTGAGTCACGACATCAAGAGCGGCAACATCGTGGCCATGCACAATTCGCTGGGCCTGGCCCTGCTCGGAAACGGCGAAGCCGACGAAGCCGTGAGGGAACTCGCCATCGCTGCAAAACTGGCCTGTTCGGAATCGAAGGATGCCGTGCCTTGCGTGGCCGTGGGCCTCAACCAGATCGATGCCGATCTCGGGGCCAATCGCCGGAATGAAGCTGGCGACGGGCTAGAGGCTCTGCGAGTGATCGCACTGCGGATGGGCGGACGGGCCGCGATGCGCTGGTATTGGCTGGATGCGCGCCTGCGATTGGCGCAGGGCGACCTCGCCGGCGCTGATCAGTCGCTGCAGCAGAGTCGCCTGCCCTTGCCTGCCGGCGCGACCCCCGTGGATCAGGCGCGCTGGCTGGAGCTGGAGGCGGCACTCAAGCAGGCTCAGGGCGACACCCGCCAGGCCCTGCCGCTGTGGGTGCAGGCCGAACAGATCTATCGGTCACGATGGATCGCCGATTCGCCTACCCTGCGCCGTTTGCGCAGCACCATCGAGCAGATGGATCCGACCGCGAGCACATCCCGTTCCGCCAAGGACCAGCAAAGCGCCCTGGATTGA
- a CDS encoding type 1 glutamine amidotransferase domain-containing protein, which yields MSLQDPNIVNEQRRKRIAIVIANPSTSTVTGWPVGFWWSELTHPYLVFTEAGYEVEIFSPDGGPCVGDAMSDPSDASGYSKTDLISQGFVHTPELMALVENTAAVAAIRVDRFDAIVVAGGQAPMFSYDKATALHAKFLEFYNAGKVAAALCHGVSVLNYVRLPNGEFLAKGKTVTGFANVEEDFADEAVWSYGLLPRDQHLMPWRIEDALRQIGANYVQAGLWRSFAVRDGNLITGQQNFSGAETARLIIEALGR from the coding sequence ATGAGCCTGCAGGATCCGAATATCGTCAATGAGCAGCGCCGCAAGCGCATCGCCATCGTGATTGCCAATCCGAGCACCTCCACGGTGACCGGTTGGCCCGTGGGCTTCTGGTGGAGCGAACTCACCCACCCGTATCTGGTGTTCACCGAGGCTGGATACGAGGTCGAGATCTTCAGTCCGGACGGCGGCCCGTGCGTTGGCGATGCCATGAGCGACCCCAGCGATGCCAGCGGTTACAGCAAGACCGATCTGATCAGTCAGGGCTTCGTGCACACACCTGAATTGATGGCGCTGGTGGAGAACACGGCCGCCGTCGCTGCCATCCGTGTCGACCGATTTGACGCCATCGTCGTCGCCGGTGGTCAGGCCCCGATGTTCAGCTACGACAAGGCCACCGCGCTGCACGCGAAATTTCTGGAGTTCTACAACGCCGGCAAGGTGGCTGCGGCCCTGTGTCACGGCGTGTCCGTCCTGAACTACGTCAGGCTGCCCAACGGCGAGTTCCTGGCCAAGGGCAAGACGGTCACCGGCTTTGCCAACGTGGAAGAGGATTTCGCCGACGAGGCCGTATGGAGCTATGGCCTCTTGCCCCGCGATCAGCACCTGATGCCCTGGCGCATTGAAGACGCGCTGAGGCAGATCGGCGCCAACTATGTGCAGGCTGGACTCTGGCGCAGCTTTGCCGTGCGCGACGGCAATCTGATCACCGGCCAGCAGAACTTCTCGGGTGCGGAGACGGCGCGCCTGATCATCGAAGCCCTGGGTCGCTGA
- a CDS encoding M50 family metallopeptidase translates to MNPANTQIEEHPLVALLGLAVLAAVLMWLGGSPWTAPLEILVVFFHEASHALMTLVTGGKVVSMQVTVERGGEVLSAGGSRFLILSAGYLGSLLIGAALLVAGMRSRHDRAILAVVALFMALATVLFMRNLFGFGYGMAMAVALLAIARFLPEQASDFSLRLIGVMSLLYVPRDIFSDTIERSQLQSDARMLAEEFGGGTWLWGGLWLLASLLICYLAVRWSLRPRRRSAALATQL, encoded by the coding sequence ATGAATCCTGCGAATACACAGATCGAAGAGCACCCGCTCGTGGCCTTGTTGGGCCTAGCGGTTCTGGCAGCGGTGTTGATGTGGTTGGGCGGCAGTCCCTGGACCGCCCCGCTGGAAATCCTGGTGGTGTTCTTCCACGAAGCCTCGCATGCACTGATGACGCTGGTCACCGGCGGCAAGGTCGTGTCCATGCAGGTCACGGTGGAGCGCGGCGGCGAGGTACTGTCTGCCGGCGGCAGCCGATTCCTGATCCTGAGCGCCGGCTACCTCGGCTCCTTGCTGATCGGCGCCGCATTGCTGGTGGCCGGCATGCGCAGTCGCCATGACCGCGCCATTCTGGCCGTGGTCGCGCTGTTCATGGCTCTCGCCACCGTGCTGTTCATGCGCAATCTGTTCGGATTCGGCTATGGCATGGCCATGGCTGTGGCGCTGCTGGCCATCGCCCGCTTCCTGCCGGAACAAGCCAGCGACTTCTCCCTGCGACTGATTGGCGTGATGAGCCTGCTGTACGTGCCGCGCGACATCTTCAGCGACACCATCGAGCGCTCTCAGCTGCAGTCCGATGCGCGCATGCTGGCTGAAGAGTTTGGCGGCGGCACCTGGCTCTGGGGCGGTCTCTGGCTGCTGGCCTCGCTGCTGATCTGCTATCTGGCGGTGCGCTGGAGCCTGAGGCCGCGGCGCAGATCCGCGGCCCTCGCGACCCAGCTCTGA
- a CDS encoding right-handed parallel beta-helix repeat-containing protein, protein MRSAIRSLLIFLVLATGTARADTVCVNSVAGLIQAVDSFDFQNDGTLTIKLVQGTYNVGSGLVGTTHTSDPSVVSLKLLGGYTAGCAARTVNPLNTTINAGNADNTALLFRFNDDATATVEGITFTGFKAPAGKSVLELTDLLGDSDEETYSVRHCRFLGNTGHNMIYMSASQMNVTNNLVANNTLVGGGAGAVLIKFKYGGNSRVAIDNNTVAMNNGGFGVLVDTDNRESERYTSIVSNILWGNSGTDLNLTRYDTGLSPNLLYGHNIYGTTAGFALRPGDLVTNPQFTNAAGGNFVPAAGSPAINSGPTQQFYGFPARDLIHNERIVGNLIDRGAYEATVQNQSSFLVTSSGDNGSNASPTTGSLRAAIKAANASGLPFRISFGISGSCPRIVNMSTPMLDITGDVTIDGRTQQGWSGNTQTGSFDANLCLVVNGSGAAPYAFHVPSGAGNARLTVMGMMFAGFTDAAIKIEAGNGHRLAGNQFGAVPFTSSNHDAIRITGTSGGAFIGGYDDPTATNLIAGSSGVGVYLDNAGGGSTLANNLIGFQTDGAGLGGNGTGVYIFNSPQNVLQYNLIGNSASHGVNISGSGSSGNLLQYNIIGTTFFDLPAGNGAAGVGLSFGAQGNTIGAPQSGSYGANTIARNGAAGVWITPSGGSSNRVMGNRIRFNGDIAIDLSTAGATANQSTNPGSGPNHLQNYPILTQALRHPWNSPSAAATGHVPSAVPGADALIDVTGNLHSTPLESYRIDVYFGIDCDVNHANRGVPDVPLGRTVVTADGQGNANFQLTVPGYSAFLGHVSATATHVGGDTSEVGTCLAVVDGTLPDPLFADGFE, encoded by the coding sequence ATGCGCAGCGCAATTCGCTCTCTCCTCATTTTCCTGGTCCTGGCGACGGGAACTGCCAGGGCAGACACCGTCTGCGTCAATTCCGTCGCGGGATTGATTCAAGCAGTCGACAGCTTCGACTTCCAGAACGACGGCACGCTGACGATCAAGCTGGTGCAAGGCACCTACAACGTGGGCAGCGGCCTGGTCGGGACCACCCATACCTCAGATCCGAGTGTCGTCAGTCTGAAATTGCTTGGCGGCTATACGGCGGGTTGCGCCGCCCGCACGGTCAACCCCTTGAACACCACCATCAACGCGGGCAACGCCGACAATACGGCCTTGCTGTTCCGATTCAACGACGATGCCACGGCGACTGTCGAGGGCATCACCTTCACTGGCTTCAAGGCGCCAGCCGGGAAGTCCGTTCTGGAACTGACCGATCTGCTCGGCGACAGCGATGAGGAAACCTATTCGGTGCGGCATTGCCGCTTCCTGGGCAACACCGGCCACAACATGATCTACATGAGCGCCTCGCAGATGAACGTGACCAACAATCTGGTCGCCAACAACACCCTGGTCGGCGGCGGCGCAGGCGCCGTACTCATCAAATTCAAGTACGGTGGAAACTCGCGCGTGGCCATCGACAACAATACCGTGGCCATGAACAACGGCGGCTTCGGCGTGTTGGTTGATACCGACAATCGCGAGAGCGAGCGCTACACCAGCATCGTCAGCAACATTCTCTGGGGCAATTCGGGCACCGACCTGAACCTGACTCGGTACGACACCGGCCTGAGCCCCAATCTGCTCTACGGCCACAACATCTACGGAACCACCGCGGGCTTTGCCCTGCGCCCGGGCGATCTGGTCACCAACCCGCAGTTCACCAATGCTGCCGGCGGAAACTTTGTGCCGGCAGCCGGCTCGCCAGCCATCAACAGCGGTCCGACGCAACAGTTCTACGGCTTCCCCGCCAGGGATCTGATCCATAACGAGCGCATTGTCGGCAACCTGATCGATCGCGGCGCCTATGAGGCCACGGTCCAGAACCAGTCGAGTTTCCTGGTAACCAGCAGCGGCGACAACGGCAGCAACGCCAGCCCGACCACCGGTTCGCTGCGCGCGGCCATCAAGGCGGCAAACGCGTCCGGGCTACCGTTCAGGATCAGCTTCGGCATCAGCGGCAGCTGTCCCCGTATCGTCAACATGAGCACGCCGATGCTGGATATCACCGGCGACGTGACCATCGATGGACGCACCCAGCAGGGCTGGTCGGGGAATACCCAAACAGGCAGCTTTGATGCCAATCTGTGTCTGGTGGTGAACGGCAGCGGCGCCGCCCCTTACGCCTTCCACGTGCCCAGCGGAGCTGGCAACGCACGGCTCACCGTCATGGGCATGATGTTCGCGGGCTTCACCGATGCCGCGATCAAGATCGAGGCCGGCAACGGACATCGGCTTGCCGGCAATCAGTTTGGCGCGGTGCCCTTCACCAGTTCGAATCACGATGCCATACGCATTACCGGCACCTCGGGAGGCGCCTTCATTGGTGGCTACGACGATCCCACCGCCACCAATCTGATAGCGGGCAGCAGCGGCGTCGGCGTGTATCTGGACAATGCCGGCGGCGGATCGACGCTGGCCAACAATCTCATTGGATTCCAGACCGACGGCGCCGGCCTTGGCGGAAACGGCACCGGGGTCTACATCTTCAATTCCCCGCAGAACGTGCTCCAGTACAATCTGATCGGCAACAGCGCCAGCCACGGCGTCAACATCTCCGGATCCGGTTCCAGCGGCAATCTGCTGCAGTACAACATCATCGGCACAACTTTCTTCGACTTGCCCGCCGGCAACGGCGCCGCGGGCGTGGGACTGTCTTTCGGTGCGCAGGGCAATACCATCGGCGCACCGCAGTCGGGCAGTTATGGTGCCAACACCATTGCCCGCAACGGTGCAGCCGGCGTCTGGATCACGCCCAGTGGCGGCAGTTCCAACCGGGTGATGGGCAATCGAATCCGCTTCAACGGTGATATCGCCATTGATCTGTCTACTGCCGGTGCCACCGCAAACCAGAGCACGAATCCAGGATCTGGCCCCAATCATCTGCAGAACTACCCGATTCTGACTCAAGCCCTGCGACATCCGTGGAACTCACCATCAGCTGCCGCCACCGGCCACGTGCCGAGCGCGGTCCCCGGGGCCGACGCTCTGATCGACGTGACTGGCAACCTGCACAGTACCCCTCTGGAGAGCTATCGCATCGACGTCTATTTCGGCATTGACTGCGATGTGAATCACGCCAATCGCGGCGTGCCGGATGTCCCCTTGGGTCGAACTGTGGTCACGGCAGACGGCCAGGGTAATGCGAACTTCCAATTGACGGTACCCGGCTACTCCGCGTTCCTCGGCCACGTCTCGGCGACAGCCACCCATGTGGGCGGCGACACGTCTGAAGTTGGCACTTGCCTGGCGGTGGTCGATGGCACTCTGCCGGACCCGCTGTTTGCCGATGGCTTCGAGTAG
- a CDS encoding SirB2 family protein: MIEFYPHIKWVHIAAVVLSGSVFLLRGLLVLAGRQNLALAMPMRLLSYSIDTVLLTAALMLLSILPGAMFANGWLTTKLLLLVLYVGLGMFALKRGRSARVRLICYLAALLTYLTMAGIALAHHPLGWLMWLR, encoded by the coding sequence ATGATCGAGTTCTATCCACACATCAAATGGGTGCACATTGCCGCCGTGGTGCTCAGCGGCAGCGTCTTCCTGCTGCGCGGGTTACTGGTGCTGGCGGGCAGGCAGAATCTGGCACTGGCGATGCCCATGCGCCTGTTGAGCTACAGCATCGACACCGTCTTGCTGACCGCAGCGCTGATGTTGCTGTCGATCCTGCCGGGGGCCATGTTTGCCAATGGCTGGCTGACCACCAAGCTCTTGCTGCTGGTGCTTTACGTCGGCCTCGGGATGTTTGCGCTCAAGCGGGGACGCAGTGCTCGGGTGCGCCTGATCTGCTATCTGGCGGCCTTGCTCACCTATCTCACGATGGCCGGCATCGCCCTGGCCCATCACCCGCTGGGCTGGCTGATGTGGCTGCGCTGA